The sequence aatatattttttgtgtaagTAAGCGCAGGGTGGAGACTTGATGCAGCCCCTCTTTTAAAGTAGGAGACATCTATCTATTCTACTGTTTGACAAATGCATTAAGTCACAGTTGCGTAGTGCACATTGACAAAAACAAGGTCACTGTTGTCAGGTGAACGTAGCAATATTTGGCACACCTCAGGTGCAAAGAATTGAAATGACCTAATTAAAGATCTGTCagaccctctccacacacatGGCTATGCCCATCCCTCCTCCGATGCACAGTGACGCCACTCCCTTCCTGCCCCCCGTCCTCTGCAGGGTGTGAAGAAGTGTCACCAGCACTCTGCAGCCAGACATTCCCACAGGGTGACCCAATGAGATAGCACCCCCGTTTACATTCACCTAAAACAGAAATACATGTTAATATAATTTGTGGACTTTGACACCGTCAGCTTTTACCTTTTCTTCTCTTAGTCCAAGTTCCTTAGCCACAGCAATGAACTGGGCAGCGAAGGCTTCGTTGATCTCAAACAGATCTACCTGGTCTAGTTCCCATCCTGCTTTTTCAATCTGTCAGAACAAGTTTGAAGAATGTCCCGGTCCAAACACATTTGCCGTTTTGGAGTGCATCAAAAATCTCACCGCTTTCCTGATGGCAGGTATTGGTGCAGTTCCCATGATGGCTGGATCGATACCAGCTTGGGCCCACGACACAATCCTGGCCATGGGTTTTATGCCTCGCTTCGAGGCTTCTGATAGACTCATGAGCACAGTGGCGGCTGCTCCATCGTTAATACCTAAGTATTACAACGTGTTAAATCAAAACATAATACACTACATTCTTTCAAGACTTCTTTTGGCCCCAATCATTCCCATTATAATTGCTAATTTTAAAGACTCATCCTGGAATTTGACTTTGCTTTCTTCCCATGCCAACTGAATTAAtgtcaatttgaaaaatattttaggtAATTATGCCTCCTAACCACCAATGGTAAAATTCTAAGAGCTTGTAGCATAAATGAGTTAAACTTATTAAACAAAGGGTCCCCAATACTGTAGCTGTCAGCTTTAGTAGCCGAAGCTGACAGCTACATCCAGGCGTATAAAGACTCTCCATAACGATCCCATCAACAAACTGTGTTTGTGAGTCACAGTGAGTTTAAGACCTGAACTGTATgatcatatgtgtgtgtgtttgtatgcacgTTTCACTGGAGGTGGATACAAATGTGTCATttgtacaaagaaaaataaaatggAATGTGAATAGAAAAATATCTTTACCAACATTGGTAATAAGGAAATTGAACGTAGAAGTACTGATATTATTTATAGTAGtgaattgtgtaataataatTATACCCAACTAGACTTTTATGACAATATCATTTATAACTGTAAATTAAATGAGTTTGGCAGTGATATAGATCCAGATTGCAATCTTTACAATAATATTACCAGAAATTGTGAGTACTACACAGATGAacaatttaaatgtgtgaatacGGACAAATCATTTACTGTAATACACTTCAATAGCCGAAGCTTGTTTAAAAATCTCGACAATATTAATGAATATTTGAgccagttaaaaaaaattagtGTTGCATTCTCAGAGACTTGGCTCGACGATAAGTGCTGTGAAATGAGATTGGAtggttatgaattattcaccacAGAGTTGAAAGAAGGGGAGGAGGagttgcactttttgtaaatcAAGATTTAAAATGTTGGAAGATTGACAGCAAATCTACTGCTATTGCTGGAGTATTTGAATGTATAACTGTAGAAATCgaagtagaaaaataaaaaaaaataaacgtcaGTTGTGTCTATAGAACACCTGGATCATTTCTGGAtacattcaatgaaaaacttgattatttatttagtaagtcaaataaaatccatattgtgtgcggtgattttaatattaatcTTATGAATCCCATGGACAGTACCAAAACAACAGATTTTATGACAGGATTGTACAGTAATAATTTATTTCCCCTTATAACAAAACCAACCCGAATAACCGTAGACTTTGCCACACTGATCGATAACATTTTCACCAATCAACCGGAGAATCAAATAACAGCAGGATTACTATTTAATGACATAAGTGATCATCTACCtgtattcagcattttccacgatttctttgataggagaaaagataaaaaagctgtccaatatagatttattagacatcaaacacacgaaactatggcagcatTCAAGTCTGAGTTATGTGCCCAAGACTGGAGGGAGGTTTATACCTCCACAGACCCGGACGAGGCATATGAAACTTTtcttaatattttcataaaactgtacgataagcactgtccaattaaaaaacacaaaccgtggatcacaagaggaatactgaagtcttgcaaaaagaaaaattatctttacagaagacatttaaagaacagaaccaaagaaactgaacacaaatataaaacgtacaaaaataagttaacacaaataataaagcactgcaagcgaacatatttctgtaacctattagaacaacataaaaatagcatccagggtacgtggaaagttttaaatggcatcattaaaaaaaaaaacatgacacaaggAACATCCTAGAAAATAATCTAactataaatgaccctaaagggataactgacgcttttaacaacttttttgtaaatgttggacctaatctagcaaattaaattgtacaacctgaaaacagtgcaaaatttaatgaacaaaccattcaaaaccatttagaattgttttttatttcccccgttaatgaaagtgaaatcaaaacaattgtaaattctcaggaaaacaagaagtcaacagactgctgtgacttggacttttctctgatcaatatatatatatataatatatatatgcgcAAAAAAAGTTGGGACATTAAAATGTCCTTACCTGAGGCGTTCCGAGGGGTGACAGTGCCACTGCTGTCCTTGATGAAAcgatatgtgtatttgtattgaaccgtttcggtacgggggtttcggttcggtttggaggtgtaccgaacgagtttccacatggacatattaagtagagtaccgcacgttgtgtaaaaaatacacactgaggcacaacacacgacATGCTAGCAACTACTGGGCTACGagagactgaccatacgtcctcttttcaccggacatgtcctatTTTGAGgagctgtccgggcggagtttcttaaatgtccCCAAGTGCCCGGCATTTTGacttagggttgcgtgtattttcaatgtatgttcagggttaagaaggggttaaaaacaaaacaaattgtgtgcgcagcaacattcttgagggaggggcagagacagagagagtgagagagttatgataaacgcgcatgtgtcgccaggctatatgctttttatccatatatttatcagatttcattttttattatctaaagcaggggtgtcaaaagcgtgccccggaggccatttgcagcccacagcaaATGtcttaaaggcccatggcacattctaaaaatactattaaaataaataaaaacataacaaaagttaaataaaaaagctttaatgttaaatgtaatttagaaaaagttacaatgttgactaataaaacatagctgtttttttttatttatttcaaactgtcattgctcaaaacatatttAATCAAAACCAATGCTATTATGAactattgacctatccaaggttccgattacttcacatcaaatattccactaagaaaaattgTTTTGGTAAAAtagtttgcaaatttggtaaataaataaccaacaaatatatattttgttgttttcttactgtactatatatatatatatatatatatatatatatatatatatatgcgcaaaAAAAGTTGGGACATTAAAATAATGTCCTtacctgaggcgttcccagaGGTGACAGTGCCACTGCTGTCCTTGATGAAACACGGCTTGAGCTTGGACATGCTCTCAAAGTTACTGCCATGGCGAGGAAACTCATCCACTGTCACCTCCACAGGACCTAAAGAGGAAAGAAAAAGAAAGTTGTCAATCACCACAACGTATGCCACCAGGtatgttttggatttttttgtgggCCAAAATATAATGAATGTTATCGGTCTTCCAGACAGTTAATAGTAACAGCCACCGtaaataatatacagtacatgaATGACTAAAATGAATCCACCACAAGCTCCAGAAGTGCCCCACTACTGAGGAGCAGTGGGAGCGTGTACCTTTCCGTGACGGAACCACCACCGGAACAATCTCTTGCTGGAAGTATCCTGCTTTCTGTGCAGCCTCTACTTTGATCTGCGAGCCCAGCGCAAACATGTCCTGCGCCTCTCGACTGATGCCCCACTGCTTGGCCACATTTTCCGctgaggaaaataaataaatcattgaaAGGTTTAATGAATTCCATTTTTCATCACAACAATCGCACACCTGTGATGCCCATGTGGTAGCCATGGAAGGCGTCCGTCAGGGCGTCGGCCACCATAGAGTCCTGGAGGGAGGCGTCGCCCATTCTTACTCCTGCTCTCATGTGGAGCATGTGAGGAGCCTGAGAATAAATACTTTATTTTGTATATTGAAATCAAGAATTATTTCATTTATATAAGTACCATTTATCTATAAATATGTTTTTGTGTCAGATATACCAAACAATCTAGGggcatgtactgtatattaaaAAGGGAAACTGAAAATGTATGACGAATAAAAATAGCACAGGTTCAACAGAACTGTTCAAATATTTATTGTTGGTGGGCAGAATTCAAGGAGAACAAGAATGTTTATGTCTAGAGAATTTTTGTTACAGACTTTTAAGACCAAATAACGTGCATTTGTATTCATTTTGCATATGACAGTACGTAAATGCTAGTCATTAGAGGTGGGAATCGTTAGGGCACCTCACAATTTGGTTCAACACgattttcataatatatttttttggtctatagtttaatgataataataatagtggattagatttatatcgcgcttttcaattgttagatactcaaagcgctcacagagaagtgggaacccatcattcattcacacctggtggtggtgagCTAAATTTGTAGCCactgctgccctggggtagactgacggaagcgtggctgccagtttgcgcctacggcccctccaaccaccacaaatcattcattcatcattcattcaccagtgtgagcggcaccgggggcaagggtgaagtgtccttcccaaggacacaacggcagagatttggatgtcaatacagtaggtgggaagcgaacctgcacggccgctctacccactacgccatgccgccccctaataaaaccttttcaaaacagactgcgggttacaaaagctcctccaGGCTGCTGACTTACATATTCAGCGATTGCCTAAAAAGTgtcttttaaatatatatttttaaaacgttATTTTCAACATTCACATAATGTAATTTTAATAAAAGATAATACAAcaaccctaacccaaaccccGATTTACAATACTTGGAAATTGAGAGCAGTTAAGATGTACAAAACTTAATTCAGcactaaagaagaaaaaaaattataaacgcAACAGTATCAGTAATAGTTTAATCCAAAAAATTTTCATTAGTCGTCTGAAATTTTTTGAATGGATATAGGATCGGAATAAATAAAAAGCACGATTTGATTGTGAAAGAGCTCACCTACTATTCACAGAAGAGTAAAATGCGCTCTCTAGTGGCTATTTCACAGTACACACGGAAAGGTGGTGGCAGCAATAAAGGTGCTTTTTGAGCTCTGCTCAATGCCaccaagcttaaaggcctactgaaacccactactacccaccaggcagtctgatagtttatatatcaatgatgaaatattagcattgcaacacatgccaatacggcctttttagtttactaaattgcaattttaaatttcccatgacttttttcttgaaaacgtcgcgtaatgatgacgtgtacgcgtgacgtcacgggctgttatgaatatgagcgctgcgtacacacacaactaaaagtcgtgtgctttaacggcataattacacagtattttggacatttgtgttgctgaatcttttgcaatttgttcaattaatattggagaagtcaaagtagaaagacggagttgggaagcttcagcctttagccacacaaacacacagtgattccttgtttaaaattcacggaggtgaaactttactatggatcacagcggacatggatcccgactacatgttgaccagcaagtttcggtgagaaaattgtggttaaaaagtcgccacttaccggatatcagctgagcttctgcctccccgtacagctgccgccgacttcccctgagacactgcgcgtcaacacccggccgtggacgcaCACTTCTGacaatcaggtactgttaaactcactaaaatactagcaacacaatagaaagataagggatttcccagaattatcctagtaaatgtctctaaaaacatatgaatccgtctcaatgcaacgcgattgcaatcgcgtttagtttttttttaacttttttatttatttatttttttttttttttcctagtccgtcgctatcaatatcctcaaacacgaatctttcatccttgctcaaattaatggggaaattgtcgttttagaGGCCTGAatggcactttttgttggaggctcccattaaaatcaatgtcaataaatgaggagccctcaacatgtgacgtcatcgtctgcgacttccggtagaggcagggcttttctccagttgcgaactttatcgtggctgttctctactaaatcctttcagcaaaaatatggcaatatcgcaaaacgatcaagtatgacacatagaatagacctgctatccccgtttaaataagaaaatctaatttcagtaggcctttaaatgtgatcatccttatttatatatattcatatttaatatttgttaacATTACCACATTTTTGGGGGCGAGTTAATGAATTATTTGCTTCTTTGTCGCTGTttctactagggttgtacggtataccggtattagtacagtaccgcAATATTAATGAACCATATTCAGTACTACACCAcctttaaaaatgtatgtttataaattcaggaaatatgtccctggatacaCGAGGACTTGAATTATTtccgatgtatgatcctgtaactacttggtatcggattgatacccaaatttgtggaatcgtccaaaactaatgtaaagtatccaacaacagaagaataagtgattattacagtataaccaaagtgtagatagaacatgttaaaagacaaagtaagcagatattaacagtaaatgaacaagtagattaatatttaattttctaccacttgtccttaacaatgtggacaaaataataaaatggaaaatgacacaatatgtaactgcgtacatcagcagctaaattaggagcctttgtttgcttacttactactaaaacacaagttgtcttgtatgttccctattttatttaaggacaaacttgcaataagaaacatatggtaaatgtacctaaagtttttttgttacaataaagccaatattgcatttttttgtggccccccttatttagaaaagtattaaagtaccgaaaagtatcaaaaaacattttggtaccagtgccaaaatattggtattagtTTTAACAATATATCAATTTATGCTATATTACttgtaaaatgtataaaatatattcataaaatatCTGAGGTTTCATAACTTCATCATATATTCTATATTGTAATGAATTAAATTGCCCTCAAAAGAGAAAGGTCAGGCGGTCTTACCCTGCTCATACTTTCCATGCCGCCCGCCACCACCACAGTGGACTCCCCAGTCTGGATGGACTGAGCCGCCAGACAAACCGCTTTCAGCCCGGAGCCACACACCATCTGGCAACTCCACGCTGGCACCGAATAGGGGATGCCTGCTCCGACACTGGCCTGACGCGCCGGGTTCTGACCATGACCTGGCACACACAAGATCAAATGAAAAACAAATACAAGTGatatcatttttatatttatttgtgaGGTGTTGGACATCCATATCAACATTACCTGCCGTCAGGACATGGCCCAGGATGACTTCGGACACGTGTTCCGGCATCACCTCCGCCCGCTTTAGGACATTTTTAATCACCACTGAACACAGGTCCTGCAATGGTACTGTAGACAGAGAACCATTGAAGGACCCTGGGGAGAAAAAGAAGACCAACACATAAACAAACTATTCACACGTACAACTGTGGACAATTTAGAGACTCCAATTAACATAACATGCATTTATTTTTCGTTAAATTTGGAAATAATTTATTTGATTAATCACAGAGAAAATAttcaaaaattaaagctgcaagcagcgatagacgggaccgctttggctgctgcccccgcgacccaaacccggaaaagcgttagaagatggatggatagtagctactattagcaaacaggtagacttaccaactcggggtaatatcttaacatcgacagactggcaaaaaatgacattttttcggaacattttgttttgaaggggtttttgccaacttcctgttgatttttgctgaaggatgttaattattaaaatgcagGTGTAAGTGAGATCTAcaaagaggtttttgtttcacgtctctCCGACATTCCGACCGGAAGTTAaaatcagttttgtctgtgtttttttcctaggagcagttttgtctgtgttttattcttagggggcgctagagcgcaattttgagttttggggtttgatttttttattagatcgcaatttttgccagtcctgatgtttgtgtccagtttggtgagttttgaagcattttagaaAATATTCAAAAATTACACTGGCGATCACTTTTCGTTACGCAACACTTCTAATATGGTGCATATAGTGAGCAGCCAATCAAATAAGGGCTCCTTGCGTGAGACGAGGTCAACCAACCAATCACAGCGCTCGAACAAGTCCAGGACAAAAACGCCGACCAATAGGAGATAAGCATGGGGAAACGTCATGAAATCACTCAATAACTCACATCGGCTGATATCAGATAGCTAATTTCCAATAGTTCTAAGCACGTCTTACATGATTTAACTTGTCTATAGAATGGGTACGTCATCGAAAAAAAAGGAGAGAACGGCGAACCAAAGTTTAGCTGTCAAAAAGACGAAGTAGAATCTTGAAATGAGAAGCTAATCAAATTTGCAAAGTGGGCTCACTTTGGTGGTGCGACGAACATTAGCCCTCGACCTACACTGACAGAAGTAAACCAATAGGAAGCCAGCATGCTAGAATTTCATTAAAGTACTGACTGGTGATTCAATTACGATTTCTTATTCTTACTAGCTCACTACCAAAATAACtatttccaaataaaaaaattacaggtaaaaaaaaagacgTCATGTGAACGATGAACCACAGTTCAGCGAGATTGACGCGGAAAAAAGCTGCAAACAAATGAAGTTGTTTTTTCTGAATGAACATGgtgttaaatatgtatacactttACCAATTGGTGTCCGCGCAGCAGAAACGATGACAACAGGATTTGAGTTCATGTTCGCTGATATTCCGCTGCTGCagctggttgttgttgttgttgctcctGATGATGATGATCATTTCCTGCTGTGTGGAAAGTACTGCAGGTCCTGTTTCACTCACtcgctcactcactcactcactggtTGCTAGAGTGTAACACGCTAGCGCCACCTTGTGTCCCGGAGGAACAACTTGCAATGTTTAAAAGCGTTATGCTGTATTCATGTTATGTTTACACTTTTAACCTAGTTGAGAAAATTAAGATAAAATGTTAATTTCATTAATTCGTGAGGCTAAACAGTATTAAGATAAAATAATACGAGGAATTTTGATTTTTAATAAAAACTATCAATAATGTATTCATTGTTTTGAGTTGATCAAGAGTAATACATGGTTTTGATTTAGTATTAAAAATCTTTATTGGTATTTGGTCAGTACATGAAAAAGACTGAGTCAGAATGTGAACATCTCTTATAAACTACTCACAGAATCTTTCCAACTGAACTTTttaaagaaatttaaaattgaaaaaaaaataagcacAGGCCAATATCTAAGTGAGATGTAATTCTGTGACTTGAGCAACTTAATAAGTTACAACAGCAGATGGTCAGTGGCTGACTCAAATCAAGAGCAGAATGAAAGGTAGTTTTCAAATTATACACCACTTCAATGGATGTCGAACATCAACCGTACCCCAAGTTGTCCCCTGCCGAGCAACACTAAGGTGACAGAGCTTTGACAAGAAGCAAAAAGGGGAAAGGGTAGGTAAACTAAACGACAGCAGCGCTGCGTTACACACTAAGCGGTTGTCGTCTTGTTCTGTGTTCCgtataaaaagaaaagaaaaagaacatATGTTTTTCAGAGTACATTACAAAACCGCAGCGTCGCTCGTGGAGGAGTCCAGGCCGTTTTGAGCGTGCCGTGAAGTCCTGGTGCCCTTGGTGACCTGGGCGGCCTTTTCCTCGTGCAGGTCAGCGGTGGAGTCCGTGTCGTTCGAGTGCTGAGTCAATGAGGTCTCGCTGCCCGTCGGAGAATCCACACTCTCGTACCCTGCGCTCAAACCCATGGGTCCTCCAGCCCTCTTGGCTCCGCTCTGACTCCCTGACGCCTCCCCGGAGTGGTTGGACAGTTTGGTCTCGGCTTCACCGGGGCTGGACGCCATGGGGGACATGACAAAGTCTTCGTCGGTGCTGCTGACCTCCCGGTACAGGCCGGGTGTGGCGGCCTCGCTTCTCTGGGACGAGCCCCCCTTGCTGGGCCCGTTGGACACCCTCCCAGACTCTCTTGTCAGGTCGGACGGGGCGTCTGCGTGCTCGGGGAGTTGGGCCGCCGTCTCAGAGTCGGCAGGTGAGGTCCTGCTGGGTCCCGGTGCGGCCGAAGCCCCCGGGGTCTGGGTGAGCTGCTGGCGGGTGTCTTTGAGCTGCTGCTGCAGGACCAGGATGGTGCTCTGCATCCCTTCCACTTCCTCGTCCAGCTGGATGATAAAGTCATTCAGCTCTGGGGTGGGGGGGCACTCAGAAAGTCAAAAgcagttcagcggagaaacaaaAAGCTTGCGTTCTCAC comes from Nerophis ophidion isolate RoL-2023_Sa linkage group LG24, RoL_Noph_v1.0, whole genome shotgun sequence and encodes:
- the acat2 gene encoding acetyl-CoA acetyltransferase, cytosolic, whose amino-acid sequence is MNSNPVVIVSAARTPIGSFNGSLSTVPLQDLCSVVIKNVLKRAEVMPEHVSEVILGHVLTAGHGQNPARQASVGAGIPYSVPAWSCQMVCGSGLKAVCLAAQSIQTGESTVVVAGGMESMSRAPHMLHMRAGVRMGDASLQDSMVADALTDAFHGYHMGITAENVAKQWGISREAQDMFALGSQIKVEAAQKAGYFQQEIVPVVVPSRKGPVEVTVDEFPRHGSNFESMSKLKPCFIKDSSGTVTSGNASGINDGAAATVLMSLSEASKRGIKPMARIVSWAQAGIDPAIMGTAPIPAIRKAIEKAGWELDQVDLFEINEAFAAQFIAVAKELGLREEKVNVNGGAISLGHPVGMSGCRVLVTLLHTLQRTGGRKGVASLCIGGGMGIAMCVERV
- the wtap gene encoding pre-mRNA-splicing regulator WTAP, with translation MTNEEPLPKKVRLSESDMKTLTREELCTRWKQHDAYVQVLEAKYAELCSNDVPGLKESEEKLKQQQQDSARRENILVMRLATKEQECTTHIQYLKQVQQPSAAQLRSSMVDPAINLFFLKMKGELEQTKDKLEQAQNELSAWKFTPDSQTGKKLMAKCRMLIQENQELGRQQSQGRVAQLEAELALQKKYSEELKSSQDELNDFIIQLDEEVEGMQSTILVLQQQLKDTRQQLTQTPGASAAPGPSRTSPADSETAAQLPEHADAPSDLTRESGRVSNGPSKGGSSQRSEAATPGLYREVSSTDEDFVMSPMASSPGEAETKLSNHSGEASGSQSGAKRAGGPMGLSAGYESVDSPTGSETSLTQHSNDTDSTADLHEEKAAQVTKGTRTSRHAQNGLDSSTSDAAVL